A portion of the Salvelinus fontinalis isolate EN_2023a chromosome 32, ASM2944872v1, whole genome shotgun sequence genome contains these proteins:
- the LOC129830697 gene encoding tumor necrosis factor-like, with product MEGDCSRVTVDLENGPVYPSPTVTLVREKSTRQWRLCGALLAMALCVSAALFITSHAKKQDTNEKANGLPVTLRQLSGNRKTAIHLEGEYNANGEYKSSVEWTDDEGQGFSQGGLELNNNEIVIPQTGLYFIYSQVSFHVSCKADRKHPNNQDMVHLSNMVTRWSPSYGTEDNKEYQTLLNSVRTVCKKSSNNEAASEGQWYNAVYVGAVFSLEKGDRLRTVTENRLLPYLESGAGKNFFGVFAL from the exons ATGGAAGGTGATTGCAGCAGAGTGACGGTAGACTTGGAGAATGGCCCTGTGTACCCGTCACCGACCGTGACCCTGGTACGGGAGAAGTCCACACGACAGTGGAGGCTGTGTGGTGCCCTGTTGGCAATGGCACTGTGTGTCTCAGCTGCACTTTTCATTACCTCTCATGCCAAG AAACAAGATACCAACGAGAAAGCTAATG GACTTCCGGTTACGTTGAGACAACTCTCTGGAAACAGAAAGACTGCCATTCACTTAGAAG GTGAATACAACGCCAATGGAGAATACAAGTCCTCAGTGGAGTGGACAGATGACGAGGGCCAGGGATTCTCACAGGGGGGTCTTGAACTCAACAACAACGAAATTGTGATTCCCCAGACGGGCCTATACTTCATCTACAGCCAAGTCTCTTTCCACGTCAGCTGCAAGGCCGACCGCAAGCACCCTAACAACCAGGACATGGTTCACCTGAGTAACATGGTCACGCGCTGGTCCCCAAGCTACGGCACCGAAGACAACAAGGAGTACCAGACGCTGCTCAACTCTGTACGTACCGTGTGTAAGAAGTCTTCCAACAACGAGGCTGCGAGTGAAGGACAATGGTATAATGCAGTGTATGTGGGAGCAGTGTTCAGCCTGGAGAAGGGAGACAGGCTCCGGACAGTCACAGAGAACAGGCTTCTGCCCTATCTGGAGAGTGGCGCTGGGAAGAACTTCTTTGGCGTGTTCGCCTTGTAA